The Erythrolamprus reginae isolate rEryReg1 chromosome 3, rEryReg1.hap1, whole genome shotgun sequence genome contains a region encoding:
- the RIDA gene encoding 2-iminobutanoate/2-iminopropanoate deaminase produces the protein MATLVKRIISTTKAPAAMGPYSQAVLVDRTMYIAGQLGMDPINGQLVPGGVKEQTYQALQNIGEILKAAGCDSSNVVKTTVLMTNMRDFNDINEVYKQFFKCNFPARAAYQVAALPKDACVEIEAIAILGPLQDASPAKI, from the exons ATGGCTACCTTAGTGAAGAGAATCATCAGTACGACAAAGGCTCCCGCTGCTATGGGTCCCTACAG CCAAGCGGTGTTGGTAGATCGCACCATGTATATCGCAGGGCAGCTTGGTATGGATCCCATCAATGGGCAGCTCGTTCCAGGAGGTGTAAAGGAACAAACCTACCAG GCCCTCCAAAACATTGGGGAAATTCTGAAAGCCGCTGGCTGTGACTCCTctaatg TGGTAAAGACTACTGTACTGATGACCAACATGAGGGATTTTAATGATATTAATGAAGTCTACAAGCAAT TTTTCAAGTGCAACTTTCCAGCCCGAGCTGCTTATCAGGTGGCAGCTCTTCCAAAG GATGCCTGTGTGGAGATTGAAGCTATTGCCATTTTGGGGCCCCTTCAAGATGCCTCACCGGCTAAAATCTAG